Proteins from one Actinopolymorpha sp. NPDC004070 genomic window:
- the ispD gene encoding 2-C-methyl-D-erythritol 4-phosphate cytidylyltransferase gives MADTRPETTPTAPATPTTGEPLRSVGVVLAGGQGTRVGLRLPKQLLKVAGKPLLEHTLEVFETSPDIDEIVVLMAPGWTEDAEKIIQNAGFRKVTRVLEGGETRNDTTRRALEAVGPGEAKVLFHDAVRPLLDHRIIADCVQALDTFSAVDVAIPSADTIVVVDDGLITDIPSRARLRRGQTPQAFRLSTIRRAYEVAADDPNFAATDDCAVVLRYLPEVPITVVEGSERNMKVTYPIDVFLADQLFRLGSHTPPSPVSTEQAGQLLAGKTLVVFGGSYGIGAEIGDAAREFGARVFSFSRSATGTHVEDPEHVRAALEQAYAEAGRIDYVAVTAGVLHTVPLAEAPDDLIAQSLQVNLLGPVYVARAAHRYLAETGGHLLLFTSSSYTRGRAGYSLYSSTKAAVVNLTQALADEWAADGIQVNCVNPERTQTPMRTRAFGEEPPGTLLPARDVGLASLDVLLSEQTGNVVDVRRDPAPAPVTTPPGDHDHARDISTALEHVEEHAADDEVDTVESVDVDDVGTESRGQSTHTGDGNDRHRG, from the coding sequence GTGGCCGACACGAGGCCCGAGACCACGCCGACGGCGCCGGCGACGCCGACGACAGGTGAACCACTGCGCTCGGTGGGAGTGGTGCTGGCCGGCGGCCAGGGCACCCGGGTGGGCCTTCGCCTCCCCAAGCAGCTACTCAAGGTGGCCGGCAAGCCGCTCCTCGAGCACACCCTGGAGGTGTTCGAGACCTCGCCGGACATCGACGAGATCGTCGTCCTGATGGCGCCGGGCTGGACCGAGGACGCCGAGAAGATCATCCAGAACGCCGGATTCCGCAAGGTCACCCGCGTCCTCGAAGGCGGCGAGACCCGCAACGACACCACCCGCCGGGCGCTGGAGGCGGTCGGGCCGGGCGAGGCCAAGGTGTTGTTCCACGACGCCGTACGCCCGCTGCTGGACCACCGCATCATCGCCGACTGCGTGCAGGCGCTGGACACCTTCTCGGCGGTCGACGTGGCGATCCCCTCCGCGGACACCATCGTGGTCGTCGACGACGGGCTCATCACCGACATTCCCAGCCGGGCGCGACTGCGGCGCGGGCAGACCCCGCAGGCGTTCCGGCTGTCCACGATCCGCCGCGCCTACGAGGTCGCCGCGGACGACCCGAACTTCGCCGCCACCGACGACTGCGCGGTGGTCCTGCGTTACCTCCCCGAGGTGCCCATCACGGTGGTGGAGGGCTCCGAGCGCAACATGAAGGTGACCTACCCGATCGACGTGTTCCTCGCCGACCAGCTCTTCCGGCTCGGTTCGCACACCCCGCCCAGCCCGGTGTCGACGGAGCAGGCCGGCCAGCTCCTGGCGGGCAAGACGCTGGTCGTCTTCGGTGGCAGCTACGGCATCGGCGCCGAGATCGGCGACGCCGCCCGCGAGTTCGGGGCCAGGGTCTTCAGCTTCAGCCGGTCCGCGACGGGCACCCACGTGGAGGACCCCGAGCACGTCCGTGCCGCGCTGGAGCAGGCGTACGCGGAGGCCGGCCGGATCGACTACGTCGCGGTGACGGCCGGAGTGCTGCACACCGTGCCGCTGGCCGAGGCCCCCGACGACCTCATCGCCCAGAGCCTGCAGGTCAACCTGCTGGGCCCGGTCTACGTCGCGCGGGCCGCGCACCGCTACCTCGCCGAGACCGGCGGCCACCTGTTGCTGTTCACGTCCAGCTCTTACACCCGGGGCCGGGCGGGCTACAGCCTCTACTCCTCGACCAAGGCCGCCGTGGTCAACCTCACCCAGGCACTGGCCGACGAGTGGGCCGCCGACGGGATCCAGGTCAACTGCGTCAATCCCGAACGCACCCAGACGCCGATGCGCACCCGTGCGTTCGGCGAGGAGCCGCCGGGCACGCTGCTGCCGGCGCGCGACGTGGGCCTGGCCTCCCTCGACGTGCTGTTGTCGGAGCAGACGGGCAACGTCGTCGACGTAAGGCGCGACCCCGCCCCGGCGCCGGTCACCACACCGCCCGGCGACCACGACCACGCCCGGGACATCTCGACCGCGCTGGAGCACGTGGAGGAACACGCCGCCGACGACGAGGTGGACACCGTGGAGTCGGTGGACGTCGACGACGTGGGCACGGAGAGCCGGGGGCAGAGCACGCACACGGGCGACGGGAACGACCGGCACCGCGGATGA
- a CDS encoding glycosyltransferase family A protein: protein MIKASVVVPVYNPGPYLQHCAESLLNQSLPPDEYEIVFVDDGSTDDSPRHLDELAATHPRVRVHHQENSGWPGKPRNVGVELARGEYVQFVDQDDVLAPEALERMYALGSSNDADIVLGKVGGTMTGPSTVFAQTVPSCTVADAPLIESLTPHKMFRRSFLMDNGIWFPEGRRRLEDQLFMARAYTRAKSVSIVGDYVCYYWLRRDDGGNNSGNALNLRGYYANVREVMDAIEEGTDPGEVRDRLLRRLLRVEMMSRLREPRLVRYSEGYRNAGYREVRKLTLERFGSGPGGVVDGLAPVMRLRVTLLQRDRLDGLMELARRCEKVRAEAEVEEVTWRAGALRVGVRARLLHPDGRPVVVTERAGRYYLDDELAAGLPTLAEGWDVGDPCEHVQGDLRVHHRDSDTWWFAPEPLHGSLERVVHDGTQVHHQVVASGVFTLDPDRLAGGGPLAGGRHDLWLSAQILGLGRSLRITLDGSSRWKQAMVPAVVGDPARIVVPQRTLPDGQLALEVDARGQALASAVASLGVGPLHVSEGGTHLQLSLPVRTGPGAGAHQAEVVIGRAGASHTLPGRIQPAGTTVLALEHVPALPAGRHPIALRTNGTGERPAVPIGTAVVRGGRIVAVRAVRHNAPLRRLPARLASDRQLRRRVHQLVRKLPDEQADLVRKVLREVARWSRSR, encoded by the coding sequence ATGATCAAGGCCAGTGTCGTCGTGCCCGTCTACAACCCCGGACCGTACCTCCAGCACTGCGCAGAGTCGTTGCTGAACCAGAGCCTTCCTCCTGACGAGTACGAAATCGTCTTCGTCGACGACGGGTCCACCGACGACTCACCCCGGCACCTGGACGAGCTCGCGGCCACCCATCCGCGGGTGCGGGTACACCACCAGGAAAACTCCGGCTGGCCGGGCAAGCCGCGCAACGTCGGCGTCGAGCTCGCGCGCGGGGAGTACGTCCAGTTCGTGGACCAGGACGATGTACTCGCGCCGGAGGCCCTGGAGCGCATGTACGCCCTGGGATCGAGCAACGACGCCGACATCGTTCTCGGCAAGGTCGGCGGCACGATGACCGGCCCCAGCACCGTGTTCGCGCAGACCGTGCCGTCCTGCACCGTCGCGGACGCCCCGTTGATCGAGAGCCTCACGCCACACAAGATGTTCCGGCGTTCCTTCCTGATGGACAACGGCATCTGGTTCCCCGAGGGCAGGCGACGCCTGGAGGACCAGCTCTTCATGGCCCGCGCGTACACCCGTGCGAAGTCGGTCTCCATCGTCGGCGACTACGTCTGCTACTACTGGCTCCGGCGCGACGACGGCGGCAACAACAGCGGCAACGCCCTCAACCTGCGTGGCTACTACGCCAACGTCCGCGAGGTCATGGACGCCATCGAGGAGGGCACCGATCCCGGCGAGGTGCGCGACCGGCTCCTCCGCCGGCTCCTGCGGGTGGAGATGATGTCCCGGCTGCGGGAGCCGAGACTGGTCCGTTACTCCGAGGGTTACCGCAACGCCGGTTATCGGGAAGTACGCAAGCTCACCCTGGAACGCTTCGGGTCCGGCCCCGGCGGTGTGGTCGACGGCCTGGCACCGGTCATGCGGCTGCGCGTGACTCTGCTCCAGCGCGACCGGCTCGACGGGCTGATGGAGCTCGCGCGACGGTGCGAGAAGGTACGAGCCGAGGCCGAGGTGGAGGAGGTGACCTGGCGCGCCGGTGCGTTGCGGGTCGGCGTGCGCGCGCGGCTCCTTCACCCCGACGGGCGCCCTGTCGTGGTCACCGAACGCGCCGGCAGGTACTACCTCGACGACGAGTTGGCGGCCGGGCTGCCCACTCTCGCCGAGGGCTGGGACGTCGGTGACCCGTGCGAGCACGTGCAGGGTGACCTGCGAGTGCACCACCGGGACTCCGACACGTGGTGGTTCGCCCCCGAGCCCCTGCACGGTTCGCTGGAGCGGGTGGTGCACGACGGTACGCAGGTGCACCACCAGGTGGTCGCCTCGGGCGTGTTCACCCTGGACCCCGACCGGCTGGCGGGGGGCGGCCCGCTGGCCGGCGGCCGCCACGACCTCTGGCTGTCGGCACAGATTCTCGGTCTCGGGCGATCGCTCCGGATCACACTGGACGGCAGCTCGCGCTGGAAGCAGGCGATGGTGCCCGCGGTGGTCGGCGACCCGGCCAGGATCGTCGTACCGCAGCGCACCCTTCCGGACGGACAGCTGGCCCTCGAGGTGGACGCCCGCGGCCAGGCGCTCGCGAGCGCGGTGGCGTCGCTCGGCGTGGGTCCGCTGCACGTCAGTGAGGGTGGTACGCACCTGCAGCTGTCGCTGCCGGTACGCACCGGCCCGGGCGCGGGAGCCCACCAGGCGGAGGTGGTGATCGGCCGTGCCGGCGCTTCGCACACGTTGCCGGGCCGGATCCAGCCCGCCGGCACCACGGTGCTGGCGCTGGAGCACGTACCCGCGCTGCCGGCAGGACGGCACCCGATCGCCCTGCGTACCAACGGCACAGGAGAGCGGCCGGCCGTCCCGATCGGCACGGCGGTCGTCCGCGGGGGGCGCATCGTGGCCGTCCGCGCTGTCCGTCACAACGCCCCGTTGCGGCGGCTGCCGGCCCGGCTGGCATCGGACCGGCAGCTGCGCCGCCGGGTGCACCAGCTGGTGCGAAAACTGCCCGACGAGCAGGCGGACCTGGTGAGGAAGGTTCTCCGCGAAGTGGCTCGCTGGTCACGCTCGAGGTGA
- a CDS encoding DUF3046 domain-containing protein, with translation MRLTEFWRRMEHHLGAGYARSWARDQVLAELGGRTPQQALDAGVDAKTVWRAVWQALELPPSER, from the coding sequence GTGCGACTGACGGAATTCTGGCGACGAATGGAACACCACCTCGGTGCGGGCTATGCGCGCTCGTGGGCGCGCGACCAGGTCCTGGCCGAGCTGGGCGGTCGCACTCCCCAGCAGGCCCTCGACGCCGGTGTCGACGCCAAGACCGTCTGGCGCGCGGTGTGGCAGGCCCTCGAGCTTCCGCCTTCGGAGCGCTGA